In Gossypium hirsutum isolate 1008001.06 chromosome D06, Gossypium_hirsutum_v2.1, whole genome shotgun sequence, one genomic interval encodes:
- the LOC107900154 gene encoding uncharacterized protein, which produces MKSKTIESFFKRKSTKTTQSPSEASQIEVPPSSFVLLNSDARPSKISRVEDEALDLSNLEREPGLRKQIYEYPINMRDEIRIAYIKAGPYQHILSEYLVSNSKQHSRYFNHHDLNNFTASSKQHNELQKAQAVEITHLVSINELATGTGMNQIDTLQRPVDTQLQELKSRFNENVVKLLTLTIALDPNEFLKLFDIDKICILVNKFYPEYFSQQERERLPYELKHYELDVCNHPDLRKTSTLSKLSRSLVDSGKSTMYPLVDRLIRLILTLSVSTTSSKRAFSAMKIVKTQLRSKMEDDFLRSSLVVYIEKEIAEKFNINEIIDDFSEMKARA; this is translated from the exons ATGAAGTCTAAAACAATTGAATCgttttttaaaaggaaaagtaCAAAGACTACACAATCACCTTCAGAAGCGTCACAAATTGAGGTACCACCTTCATCGTTTGTTCTTTTAAACTCTGATGCTCGTCCTTCTaaaatttctagagttgaagatGAGGCACTTGATTTGTCTAACTTAGAACGTGAACCTGGGTTACGTAAGCAAATATATGAGTATCCGATTAATATGCGTGATGAAATTCGAATAGCTTATATTAAGGCTGGACCATATCAACATATTCTTTCAGAATATCTTGTTTCCAATTCAAAACAGCATTCTCGTTATTTCAACCATCATGATTTAAACAATTTTACAG CTTCTTCCAAACAACACAATGAATTACAAAAAGCCCAAGCAGTTGAAATAACTCATTTGGTATCCATCAATGAGTTAGCAACTGGAACAGGAATGAATCAGATTGACACTTTACAACGTCCTG TAGatactcagttgcaagaattgaagaGCAGGTTTAACGAAAATGTTGTCAAGCTTCTCACTCTTACTATAGCTTTAGATCCCAATGAATTTTTGAAGTTATTTGATATCGATAAAATTTGCATTCTTGTAAACAAGTTCTATCCAGAATATTTTTCTCAACAAGAGAGAGAACGTCTCCCATATGAGTTGAAGCATTATGAACTTGATGTATGTAACCATCCTGATTTGAGAAAAACATCAACACTTTCTAAACTTTCCAGAAGCTTAGTTGATAGTGGAAAGTCAACCATGTACCCACTCGTTGACAGACTAATTCGTCTTATATTAACTCTTTCAGTTTCAACAACATCTTCAAAACGTGCTTTTTCTGCTATGAAGATTGTGAAGACTCAACTTCGTAGCAAGATGGAAGATGATTTTTTAAGAAGTTCTTTGGTTGTGTACATTGAGAAAGAAATTGcagaaaaatttaatataaacgAAATAATTGATGATTTTAGTGAG ATGAAGGCCAGGGCTTAG